From Lawsonia intracellularis PHE/MN1-00, the proteins below share one genomic window:
- a CDS encoding S41 family peptidase, translating to MRVWLRVAALILTGSILFIGGSCVIAAVSDSDKFDALKRFSQVLDIVERYYVKEVPRKELVDGALKGMLQSLDPHSTLLTEEEFKEMQEATSGEFCGIGIEITQENNHLTVVAPIDDTPADKAGIKAGDYILAVNGRPTSEMSLQEAASLIRGPKKTEVELTILHKDAKEPTTIKIKRETIPLISIKSRELEPGYYWVRISRFSERTTSELNEVLKAASKKGPIQGIVLDLRSNPGGLLEQAISVTDVFLKEGTIVSIRGRMEESSKEFKATNNTSDITAPIVVLVNAGSASASEIVAGALGDHKRALIVGERTFGKGSVQNIVPLADETGLKLTVALYYTPSGRSIQAEGIQPDIELPFDPNPVATQTQNPLHMMREQDLRKHLEKNTSNTKEEKNTKNNQKSEQNKKEPLPEVKEFLNKDNQLRMGLQLVKTLPKFRQIQ from the coding sequence ATGCGTGTGTGGTTACGGGTAGCTGCCCTTATTTTAACAGGTAGTATCCTTTTTATTGGTGGAAGTTGTGTTATTGCTGCTGTATCTGACTCAGATAAATTTGATGCACTTAAACGCTTCAGCCAAGTTTTAGACATTGTTGAACGCTATTATGTTAAAGAAGTTCCACGCAAAGAACTTGTTGATGGTGCTCTAAAAGGTATGCTTCAAAGCCTTGACCCACACTCTACTTTACTTACAGAAGAAGAATTTAAAGAGATGCAAGAAGCTACCTCTGGAGAATTTTGTGGTATTGGTATTGAAATCACACAAGAGAATAATCACCTTACAGTAGTAGCTCCTATTGATGATACTCCTGCAGACAAAGCAGGAATCAAAGCTGGAGATTATATTTTAGCTGTAAATGGACGTCCAACTTCAGAAATGTCCTTACAAGAGGCTGCATCTCTTATACGTGGGCCTAAAAAAACAGAAGTAGAACTGACTATTCTCCATAAGGATGCTAAAGAGCCAACAACTATAAAAATAAAAAGAGAGACTATTCCACTCATTAGTATTAAATCAAGAGAACTTGAACCTGGTTACTATTGGGTTCGAATTAGTCGATTCAGTGAAAGAACCACCTCAGAATTAAATGAAGTACTTAAAGCCGCCTCTAAAAAAGGGCCTATCCAAGGTATTGTTCTTGACCTAAGAAGTAATCCTGGAGGTCTTCTTGAACAAGCAATTAGTGTCACAGATGTCTTCCTTAAAGAAGGAACAATTGTTTCTATTAGAGGGAGAATGGAAGAAAGCAGTAAAGAATTTAAAGCAACCAATAATACAAGTGATATCACTGCTCCAATCGTTGTATTGGTAAATGCAGGCTCTGCTTCTGCATCAGAAATTGTTGCAGGAGCTCTTGGAGATCATAAACGTGCTTTAATCGTTGGCGAACGCACATTTGGTAAAGGTTCTGTCCAGAATATTGTCCCTCTTGCAGATGAAACTGGTCTTAAGTTAACAGTAGCACTCTATTACACGCCTTCAGGAAGATCTATCCAAGCTGAAGGTATTCAACCAGATATTGAACTTCCTTTTGATCCAAATCCAGTAGCTACACAAACACAAAACCCTCTTCATATGATGAGAGAGCAAGATTTACGTAAACATTTGGAAAAAAATACTTCTAATACAAAAGAAGAGAAGAACACTAAAAATAATCAAAAATCTGAACAAAACAAAAAAGAACCTTTACCAGAAGTTAAAGAATTTTTAAATAAAGATAATCAACTTCGAATGGGGTTACAACTAGTGAAAACTTTACCAAAATTTCGCCAAATTCAATAA
- a CDS encoding endonuclease III domain-containing protein translates to MNPEINYQAILIEIYEKLLNKLQASGWWPAETTLEVIIGAILTQNTVWTNVEKALCNLRNAGVLHDGNKILTLTDSELSNLIKPAGFFNIKTKRLKAILQFFASSCSFSFEKLKDISLQHLRKKLLLVHGVGPETADSILLYALNKPSFVVDSYTKRILSRHKLIQPTASYEDIRSLFLENLPCHLQLFNEYHALIVRTCKHWCHKKTPLCSQCPLFELNDICLNC, encoded by the coding sequence ATGAACCCTGAAATAAACTATCAAGCTATCTTAATAGAAATATACGAAAAATTATTAAATAAATTACAAGCTAGTGGTTGGTGGCCAGCTGAAACTACTCTTGAAGTTATTATTGGAGCTATTTTAACACAAAATACTGTATGGACCAATGTAGAAAAGGCTCTCTGCAACCTCCGAAATGCAGGTGTCCTCCATGATGGAAATAAAATACTTACACTTACAGATAGTGAACTTTCTAATCTTATTAAACCAGCAGGATTTTTTAATATAAAAACAAAGCGACTAAAAGCTATCCTACAATTTTTTGCATCATCTTGTTCTTTTTCTTTTGAAAAACTTAAAGATATCTCCCTTCAACATTTAAGAAAAAAACTCCTTTTAGTCCATGGTGTTGGGCCAGAAACAGCAGATTCTATTTTACTTTATGCATTAAACAAGCCCAGTTTTGTTGTAGATTCCTACACAAAACGTATATTAAGTAGACATAAGCTAATTCAACCAACAGCTAGTTATGAAGATATCCGCTCATTATTTTTAGAAAACCTTCCATGTCATCTTCAACTTTTTAATGAATATCATGCTCTCATTGTCCGAACATGCAAGCATTGGTGTCATAAAAAAACTCCCCTTTGCTCCCAGTGCCCTCTGTTTGAATTAAACGATATTTGCTTAAATTGTTAG
- a CDS encoding LpxI family protein gives MNEVLGVIAGSGQFPFMVVKGAQEKGYKVIVCGFHGHTDSKLEDIADHFEMMPLGQFNRLIRFFRRSGVIELCMAGAINKPRALQVRPDFRAFRLYFSLCRKGDDALFRTIIKEFEKEGFLMVSPSTFVPFLHCPPGVLSNKQPDKDILAEISYGWPIATSLGRFDIGQLIVVKQQMVIAIECLEGTNATLQRGAELGGKNCVAIKIAKPIQDERVDLPAIGLETIHLLVKYQFKCIAVSAEKTLFFDMPEALTLANKHKLCVMSLSDTDIR, from the coding sequence ATGAATGAAGTGTTAGGAGTTATTGCGGGTAGTGGACAGTTCCCATTTATGGTTGTGAAGGGAGCTCAAGAGAAAGGCTATAAAGTTATTGTTTGTGGTTTTCATGGACATACAGATAGCAAGTTAGAAGATATTGCAGATCATTTTGAAATGATGCCATTAGGCCAATTTAATAGGTTGATCCGTTTTTTTCGTAGATCAGGTGTTATTGAATTATGTATGGCTGGAGCAATAAATAAACCTCGAGCACTACAAGTTAGACCAGATTTTAGAGCTTTTCGTTTATACTTTTCGCTTTGCAGGAAAGGAGATGATGCCTTATTTCGAACAATTATAAAGGAGTTTGAAAAAGAAGGTTTTTTGATGGTTTCTCCTTCAACTTTTGTCCCTTTTTTACATTGTCCTCCTGGGGTTTTATCTAATAAACAACCTGATAAAGATATATTAGCTGAAATAAGTTATGGCTGGCCTATTGCAACTAGTTTAGGAAGATTTGATATAGGTCAACTAATAGTTGTAAAACAGCAAATGGTTATAGCTATAGAATGCTTAGAAGGCACTAACGCAACTCTACAAAGAGGTGCTGAACTTGGAGGGAAAAACTGTGTGGCTATTAAAATAGCTAAGCCTATTCAAGATGAGAGAGTAGATTTACCAGCAATTGGTCTTGAAACTATTCATTTATTAGTAAAATATCAGTTTAAATGCATTGCTGTTTCAGCAGAAAAAACATTATTTTTTGATATGCCTGAAGCCTTAACATTAGCTAATAAACATAAATTATGTGTTATGTCTTTATCTGACACAGATATTAGGTAG
- the gap gene encoding type I glyceraldehyde-3-phosphate dehydrogenase, translating into MSKTRIAINGFGRIGRQTFKAIYTMYKEQLEVVAVNDLYDTNTNFHLLEYDTNYGRANLNANINGNTVIIGDWTIQCLAEKDPTNLPWASLGVDIVIESTGIFKTADQARVHLNNGAKKVIITAPTKGEDIMIVMGVNQDMYDPTKDNIISNASCTTNCLAPIALVLEKHFGIESGTMTTVHSYTNDQRILDLPHKDLRRARAAACNIIPTSTGAAQAVAKVIPELKGKFTGWSLRVPTPTVSIVDFTAILKKNSDTETIRKALEEASNTYLKGIMAYNRTPLVSMDFKGDSHSSIVEEEYTIVQTDNLAKVISWYDNEWGYSCRVADLSNFLRTKGL; encoded by the coding sequence ATGAGTAAAACACGGATAGCTATTAATGGATTTGGCCGTATAGGAAGACAAACATTTAAAGCAATTTATACTATGTATAAAGAACAACTAGAAGTTGTTGCTGTTAATGATCTTTATGATACAAATACTAACTTTCATCTTCTTGAATATGATACTAACTATGGAAGAGCTAACTTAAATGCAAATATTAATGGTAATACAGTTATTATTGGTGACTGGACTATTCAATGTCTTGCAGAAAAAGATCCAACAAACCTTCCTTGGGCAAGTCTTGGTGTTGATATTGTTATAGAATCAACAGGAATTTTCAAAACTGCAGACCAAGCTAGAGTACACCTTAATAATGGAGCCAAAAAAGTTATTATTACAGCTCCAACAAAAGGTGAAGATATTATGATTGTTATGGGTGTAAACCAAGATATGTATGATCCAACTAAGGATAATATTATCTCTAATGCCTCATGCACAACAAATTGTCTAGCACCAATAGCCCTTGTTCTTGAAAAACATTTTGGTATTGAATCTGGAACAATGACAACTGTTCATTCTTATACAAACGACCAACGTATTCTTGATCTACCACATAAAGATTTACGTCGTGCTCGTGCTGCAGCTTGCAATATTATCCCTACATCTACAGGTGCAGCACAAGCTGTAGCTAAAGTTATTCCAGAATTAAAAGGAAAATTTACAGGCTGGTCATTACGTGTGCCTACACCAACAGTATCCATTGTCGATTTCACTGCTATATTAAAGAAAAATTCAGACACTGAAACAATCCGCAAGGCATTAGAAGAAGCATCTAATACCTACCTCAAAGGTATTATGGCCTATAATAGAACTCCACTTGTATCCATGGATTTTAAAGGAGATTCTCACTCTTCTATTGTAGAAGAAGAATATACAATAGTTCAAACAGATAATCTTGCTAAAGTTATTTCTTGGTATGATAATGAGTGGGGCTATTCTTGTAGAGTTGCTGATTTATCTAACTTTTTACGTACAAAAGGTTTATAA
- a CDS encoding chemotaxis protein, whose amino-acid sequence MAQTNILLETGTNELEIVEFYIDEPDYRGYYGINVAKVVEIIREQPVTAMPEMRHPSVMGAFLYRNGRVVPLIDLSVYLGGAPIKNTDSRVIITEFNMVMNSFIVSGVNRIHRLSWLDIEPPGKFIQTMSQSSITGVVKMDDRVVFILDLEAIVAELHPSLAIRMDETSDHDVPEHPYKILHADDSASIRKLIYSLLGKEGRFEVTQAVDGQGAWDLLMKYRDEAIAEDRPITDFIEGVITDIEMPNLDGLTLCKQIKEDSVLKVIPVAVFSSLINNSLIAKCKKVGADAQFAKPDLQSLSDSMYSLIKSKELELSRKI is encoded by the coding sequence ATGGCACAAACAAATATTTTACTTGAAACTGGAACAAATGAGCTTGAAATAGTTGAGTTCTACATTGATGAGCCGGACTATAGAGGCTATTATGGCATAAATGTAGCTAAGGTTGTTGAAATTATTAGAGAACAGCCTGTCACAGCTATGCCAGAAATGCGTCATCCATCAGTAATGGGTGCATTTTTATATCGTAATGGCCGAGTCGTTCCTCTTATTGATCTATCTGTATACTTAGGTGGTGCACCAATTAAAAATACAGATTCACGGGTCATTATTACAGAATTTAATATGGTTATGAACAGTTTCATTGTGAGTGGTGTAAACCGTATCCATCGATTAAGTTGGCTTGATATTGAGCCACCTGGGAAATTTATCCAAACAATGAGTCAGAGTTCTATCACAGGCGTAGTTAAGATGGATGATAGAGTAGTTTTTATTTTAGATCTTGAAGCAATTGTTGCAGAATTACATCCATCTTTAGCTATTCGTATGGATGAAACTTCTGATCATGATGTACCTGAACATCCATATAAAATTCTTCATGCAGATGATTCTGCTAGTATTCGTAAGTTAATTTACTCTCTTTTAGGAAAAGAAGGACGCTTTGAAGTAACACAAGCTGTAGATGGTCAAGGTGCTTGGGATTTATTAATGAAATATCGTGATGAAGCTATAGCAGAAGATAGACCTATTACTGATTTTATAGAAGGTGTTATCACAGATATTGAAATGCCAAATTTAGATGGTTTAACCTTGTGTAAACAAATAAAAGAAGATAGCGTATTAAAAGTGATTCCTGTGGCTGTATTTTCTTCCTTAATCAATAATAGCTTAATTGCAAAGTGTAAAAAAGTAGGAGCTGACGCACAATTTGCTAAACCAGATCTTCAATCTTTAAGTGATAGTATGTATAGTCTTATTAAATCTAAAGAGTTAGAGCTTTCTCGTAAAATATGA
- the proC gene encoding pyrroline-5-carboxylate reductase: MLCQDSLVGVRVGCIGCGTMGSAILSSLVPMAHPDNGLILSGYNRTPEKLAPLEEKGVQSIDTIPNLIQQNDIIILGTKPSAVVPILKECLPFLRPGHIIISLAAGITQIMLTEAVESFCPVIRVMPNTPALVGSGIFALCLEDPKLSNEQSQSVIDLFSLIGLPIILPEKQFSAFTALIGCGPAYVFHFMDALVEAAVTLGFPRQQSIYMVSELLNGSAKLATQPGNHPALLREQVCSPGGITIAAINHMDRTAIRGNIIDAILTAYKKEKQLEFIE; encoded by the coding sequence ATGCTCTGTCAAGATTCTCTTGTTGGTGTCCGAGTTGGCTGTATTGGTTGTGGAACCATGGGTAGTGCTATTCTATCTAGCCTTGTACCAATGGCACACCCTGATAATGGTCTTATCCTTTCTGGTTACAATAGGACACCTGAAAAATTAGCACCTCTTGAGGAAAAAGGAGTTCAATCTATTGACACTATACCTAACCTTATCCAACAAAATGATATCATCATATTAGGAACAAAACCTTCTGCTGTAGTTCCTATTTTAAAAGAATGTTTACCGTTCTTAAGACCAGGTCATATTATTATTTCACTTGCAGCAGGTATCACACAAATAATGCTTACAGAAGCAGTTGAATCCTTCTGTCCTGTTATTAGAGTAATGCCAAATACGCCTGCGCTTGTTGGATCAGGAATCTTTGCTCTTTGCTTAGAAGATCCAAAACTTTCTAATGAGCAATCACAAAGTGTCATTGATCTATTTTCTCTTATTGGATTACCAATAATTTTGCCAGAAAAGCAATTTAGTGCTTTTACAGCTCTTATTGGATGTGGCCCTGCATATGTTTTCCACTTTATGGATGCATTAGTTGAAGCAGCTGTAACACTAGGATTCCCCCGTCAACAGTCTATTTATATGGTAAGTGAACTTCTTAATGGTTCAGCCAAATTAGCAACTCAACCTGGAAACCATCCTGCTTTATTGCGTGAACAAGTTTGTTCTCCTGGGGGTATTACTATTGCAGCTATAAACCATATGGATAGAACTGCTATAAGAGGAAATATCATAGATGCTATTCTCACAGCCTATAAAAAAGAAAAACAACTGGAATTCATTGAATAA
- a CDS encoding divergent polysaccharide deacetylase family protein, translated as MARTILGSGLISLLTAVILSTGYISYQLISTTLHFFQPDKITSLESPKKTLSTLKIPKGQSYRESFLHTDLPYQEKATTSLTNRIRQTDFALMQTFIRLDIHKDRVYPLLTKYYHNKNETYRFQQIKIFLPHSVEYFVTNLQENLEAWADEIKLRACSEHIYKLSINEITTHELIFIPTGEKFIQCPIDEKPRITIVIDDIGESIEAANQLIKLDFPITLSILPHTHYAKSIAMLTHSTGNEVLIHQPMESIQSPYVSAGPGEIHTKMSAEEISNILCKNIEKIPYASGLNNHMGSCFTCNEKGNHTVCKILASKGLFVLDSKTHPSSSFYNIAKGKGLPAYYRTHFIDHGHHTESSILNQLKKAEKYAIEKGQAIVIGHPYPETISALKKWISLRDTSIHIVPLRYQPIYIETVKSDYFSKK; from the coding sequence ATGGCACGTACCATTTTAGGGTCTGGTCTTATATCCTTACTTACTGCAGTTATTTTATCCACTGGGTATATTTCTTATCAACTTATTTCTACCACATTACATTTTTTTCAACCAGATAAGATCACATCACTTGAAAGTCCTAAAAAAACTCTTTCAACATTAAAAATCCCAAAAGGACAATCCTATAGGGAGTCTTTCCTACACACTGACTTACCTTATCAAGAAAAAGCCACAACTTCACTTACCAATAGGATACGACAAACAGATTTTGCTCTTATGCAAACATTTATCCGACTAGATATCCATAAGGATAGAGTTTACCCTTTATTAACAAAATACTATCATAATAAAAATGAAACATACCGATTTCAACAAATAAAAATCTTTTTGCCACATAGTGTAGAATATTTTGTTACTAATTTACAAGAAAATTTAGAAGCTTGGGCAGACGAAATAAAACTTAGAGCATGCTCAGAACACATCTATAAACTTTCTATAAATGAAATTACCACTCATGAACTTATTTTTATTCCCACTGGTGAAAAGTTTATACAATGCCCTATAGATGAAAAACCTAGAATAACTATTGTAATAGATGACATTGGTGAAAGCATAGAAGCTGCTAATCAGCTTATTAAGCTTGACTTTCCTATTACACTTTCAATTTTGCCACATACTCACTATGCTAAATCTATCGCCATGCTTACGCATAGTACAGGAAATGAGGTTCTTATACATCAACCAATGGAATCTATACAGTCACCGTATGTCTCAGCAGGGCCTGGAGAAATACATACAAAAATGTCTGCTGAAGAAATTTCAAACATACTTTGTAAAAATATTGAAAAAATTCCATATGCTTCAGGACTCAATAACCATATGGGATCGTGTTTCACATGTAATGAGAAAGGAAATCATACTGTATGTAAAATTCTTGCATCAAAAGGTCTCTTTGTCTTAGATAGTAAAACACATCCTTCATCCTCATTTTATAATATAGCTAAGGGAAAAGGATTACCAGCTTACTATCGAACGCATTTTATTGACCATGGACATCATACTGAATCATCTATATTAAACCAATTAAAAAAAGCTGAGAAATATGCTATTGAAAAAGGACAAGCTATTGTTATTGGGCATCCTTATCCAGAAACTATATCTGCCTTAAAAAAATGGATTTCATTGAGGGATACCTCTATCCATATTGTACCACTAAGATATCAACCTATCTATATAGAAACAGTCAAATCAGACTACTTTTCTAAAAAATAA
- the ndk gene encoding nucleoside-diphosphate kinase: MQHTFALIKPDAVQRNLIGAIINMIEKNDFYISAMKMLQMNRQQAEGFYSVHRERPFFNELVDYMISGPIVSLILTGENAVTRYRELMGATNPQNAQEGTIRKSFAISLMENAVHGSDSDENAIIEINYFFNAFERIR, encoded by the coding sequence ATGCAACACACATTTGCTCTAATTAAGCCTGACGCTGTTCAAAGAAATCTCATTGGTGCTATTATTAACATGATTGAAAAAAATGACTTTTATATTTCAGCTATGAAAATGTTACAAATGAATCGTCAACAAGCTGAAGGATTTTATAGTGTACACCGTGAACGCCCATTTTTTAATGAACTTGTTGATTACATGATCTCTGGCCCTATTGTTAGTCTTATATTAACAGGAGAAAATGCTGTTACTCGCTATAGAGAACTAATGGGAGCAACAAATCCTCAAAATGCACAGGAAGGAACTATTCGAAAATCTTTTGCAATTAGTTTAATGGAAAATGCTGTCCATGGTTCTGATTCTGATGAAAATGCAATAATAGAGATTAATTATTTTTTTAATGCCTTTGAAAGGATACGGTAA
- the hcp gene encoding hydroxylamine reductase, which yields MKCNQCEQTAANDSCTNIGVCGKTDNVSHLQDVLIYALRRLAHAALSARAKGIIVPEIDFFTVQALFITLTNVNFDPNVIERFIEQAIINRKTFAQLRGCKIDNSTRPIEEVKSMMSMPTGIDDFHKDKNNCSAMQMLLYGLKGTSAYAYHAAVLGKDDPNLYEFIYEGLAAGFPDREGNIDKERTLSDWMDLVLRCGKSNLRAMELLESGNVESFGVPTSTKVSLGQKKGKAILVSGHDLKDLYDLLCQTEGTGINIYTHGEMLPAHGYPKLHAFTHLVGHYGTAWQNQHKEISLFPGPVLFTTNCIQNPKEYIENVFTSGVTGWPGVQHCKDGDYSKLIERAKELPGFSEDVPGKELLTGFGKQSLLDAAPVILDSIKSGVLQHIFLVGGCDGAKPGRNYYSEFVEKAPDNTVVLTLGCGKFRFFDKDLGMIGSLPRLIDMGQCNDAYAALQVVTALAEILDCGVNDLPVSLVLSWYEQKAVSILLTLLAAGVKGIRLGPSLPSFVSEDILQLLVKEWGIAPITTPDKDIALLMQ from the coding sequence ATGAAGTGTAATCAGTGTGAACAAACAGCAGCTAATGATTCCTGCACTAATATTGGTGTTTGTGGTAAAACAGATAATGTGAGTCATCTTCAAGATGTATTAATTTATGCATTGAGACGGTTAGCACATGCAGCACTTTCTGCAAGAGCTAAGGGAATTATTGTTCCTGAAATAGATTTTTTTACTGTTCAGGCATTATTCATTACTCTTACAAATGTAAATTTTGATCCTAATGTTATTGAGAGGTTTATCGAACAAGCTATAATAAATCGAAAAACATTTGCTCAATTAAGAGGTTGTAAAATTGATAATAGTACACGTCCTATAGAAGAAGTAAAATCTATGATGAGTATGCCTACAGGAATTGATGATTTTCATAAAGACAAAAATAACTGTTCGGCTATGCAAATGCTCCTTTATGGACTTAAAGGAACTTCTGCTTATGCATACCATGCTGCAGTCCTTGGTAAAGACGATCCAAATCTATATGAGTTTATTTATGAAGGGTTAGCAGCAGGTTTCCCGGATCGAGAGGGGAATATTGATAAGGAGCGAACACTTAGTGATTGGATGGATTTGGTTCTGCGTTGTGGAAAGAGTAACTTACGTGCTATGGAACTTTTAGAATCTGGGAATGTTGAATCTTTTGGTGTACCTACATCTACAAAAGTTTCTCTTGGTCAAAAAAAAGGAAAAGCTATTTTGGTTTCTGGTCATGATCTGAAAGATCTTTATGATCTTTTATGTCAGACAGAAGGAACTGGTATTAACATTTATACACATGGAGAAATGCTTCCAGCACATGGCTATCCAAAATTACATGCATTTACACATCTTGTAGGCCATTATGGTACTGCCTGGCAAAATCAGCATAAAGAAATATCTTTATTCCCAGGGCCTGTTCTATTTACAACAAATTGTATTCAGAATCCCAAAGAATATATTGAAAATGTTTTTACTTCAGGTGTCACAGGCTGGCCAGGTGTGCAGCATTGTAAAGATGGTGATTACTCTAAGCTTATTGAGCGTGCAAAGGAACTTCCAGGTTTTTCTGAAGATGTTCCAGGAAAAGAGCTCTTAACAGGATTTGGTAAGCAATCTCTACTTGATGCTGCACCTGTTATCCTTGATTCAATTAAGTCTGGAGTCCTTCAACATATCTTTTTAGTTGGTGGTTGTGATGGTGCAAAACCTGGACGTAATTATTACTCAGAATTTGTTGAAAAAGCGCCAGATAATACAGTAGTATTAACTCTTGGTTGTGGAAAATTTCGTTTTTTTGACAAAGATCTTGGAATGATAGGTTCTCTTCCTAGACTAATAGATATGGGACAATGTAATGATGCTTATGCTGCACTTCAGGTTGTTACAGCTCTTGCAGAAATTCTTGACTGTGGAGTGAATGACTTACCTGTTTCTCTTGTGTTATCTTGGTATGAGCAGAAAGCAGTTAGTATTTTATTAACATTATTAGCCGCAGGAGTTAAAGGTATTCGATTAGGACCTAGTCTTCCATCTTTTGTTTCAGAAGATATTTTACAATTGCTGGTTAAGGAATGGGGAATTGCTCCTATTACAACACCAGATAAAGATATTGCTTTATTAATGCAGTAA